The Pleomorphomonas sp. T1.2MG-36 genome has a segment encoding these proteins:
- a CDS encoding LacI family DNA-binding transcriptional regulator, producing MKRVTLRDIASEAQVSLATVDRVLNGRSGVSEDAEARVRKAMEVLRFKSQTVEASATGEREYRLSFIIPRGPKNTFMVEMRNYVETLGGNMAAQGTLLSVSDYGELDENELTDVLAAVNPESCMGVAVVAIDSVPVREAIDSLVQKGVGVVTLVSDVTPSRRFHSVGPNNVGAGRLAGSLIGKFARRQTGSVGLIGSMTLRDQADRRLGFEQVISREYGFLKILPVIDGRDDSTVTIEVVRQLLRDHDDLIGLYNIGAGNRGVIEALGESERKDDIAVVVHELTRHARRALVSGTFDAVINQNYKIEVDYAIQALKAYVDSDVTALPPPVQLDIYMRDNLP from the coding sequence GTGAAGCGGGTAACTTTGCGTGACATCGCCTCCGAGGCACAGGTTTCCCTGGCCACGGTGGACCGCGTCCTGAATGGCCGTTCCGGCGTCAGCGAGGACGCCGAGGCCCGCGTGCGAAAGGCCATGGAGGTGCTGCGCTTCAAGAGCCAGACCGTGGAGGCCAGCGCTACCGGCGAACGGGAATATCGCCTGTCCTTCATCATACCGCGCGGCCCCAAGAACACCTTCATGGTGGAGATGCGCAACTACGTCGAGACGCTCGGCGGCAACATGGCGGCGCAGGGTACCCTGCTGTCCGTTTCGGACTATGGCGAGCTCGACGAGAACGAGCTCACCGACGTCCTGGCGGCCGTCAATCCGGAGAGCTGCATGGGCGTCGCCGTGGTGGCGATCGACTCGGTCCCCGTTCGCGAGGCCATAGACAGCCTGGTCCAGAAGGGCGTCGGTGTAGTGACGCTGGTGTCCGACGTCACGCCGTCGAGGCGCTTCCACAGCGTCGGACCCAACAATGTGGGCGCCGGCCGGCTAGCCGGCTCGCTGATCGGCAAGTTCGCTCGCCGCCAGACGGGGTCGGTCGGCCTGATTGGCTCCATGACCCTGCGCGATCAGGCCGATCGCCGCCTTGGCTTCGAGCAGGTGATATCCCGCGAGTACGGCTTCCTGAAGATACTGCCCGTCATCGACGGCCGAGACGACAGCACGGTTACCATCGAGGTGGTCCGCCAGCTGCTGCGCGACCACGACGACCTCATCGGCCTTTACAACATCGGCGCCGGCAATCGCGGCGTTATCGAAGCGCTCGGTGAAAGCGAGCGCAAGGACGATATCGCCGTCGTCGTTCACGAGCTGACGCGCCACGCCCGCCGGGCACTGGTGTCCGGCACCTTCGACGCCGTCATCAACCAGAACTACAAGATCGAGGTCGACTACGCGATCCAGGCGCTCAAGGCCTATGTCGACAGTGACGTCACCGCCCTGCCGCCGCCGGTCCAGCTCGACATCTACATGCGCGACAATCTGCCGTGA
- a CDS encoding nuclear transport factor 2 family protein, translated as MEFLNMSATTPDADFFRSLEQKLHRPEVRRSPDAVRALLADAFIEFGSSGTVYDKASIIEALATEPMGEAALVPGVDDFATRLISTTVVLVTYRSSRLRPDGTGARTTLRSSIWTLIDGRWQMLFHQGTIVPLG; from the coding sequence ATGGAGTTTTTGAACATGTCTGCAACCACCCCTGACGCAGACTTCTTTCGTTCGCTTGAACAAAAGCTGCACCGCCCCGAGGTTCGGCGCTCGCCGGACGCCGTTCGCGCGCTTCTCGCCGACGCGTTCATCGAGTTTGGCAGTTCGGGAACCGTTTACGACAAGGCGTCGATCATAGAAGCGCTCGCCACCGAACCGATGGGCGAGGCCGCGCTCGTTCCGGGCGTGGATGATTTCGCAACCCGCCTCATTTCAACGACCGTCGTCCTCGTGACTTACCGAAGCAGTCGTCTCCGCCCCGACGGAACAGGGGCAAGAACCACATTGCGCAGCTCCATCTGGACGTTGATTGATGGCCGCTGGCAGATGCTGTTTCACCAGGGAACGATCGTCCCGCTCGGCTGA
- a CDS encoding pirin family protein, which translates to MRSVLAVHPAHRDDIADLVTRRPLPGPDVEQVDPFLFLNHHGPQIYPPGNRGLPFGPHPHRGFETVTFILQGSLSHLDSGGHESIIEAGGVQWMTAGSGLVHAELSPEAFKREGGPLEILQLWVNLPPPLKMTEPRYTGVQRADIPALSIAAGNGTLHLVSGEFGGATGPIKSLTEVFLSWVELKAGAKAALQVEKGRHVFLYIVSGRVDIAGTSVDKYHLVELTDDDDSFIVGAADDAVLLFGHATPIDAPLVAHGPFVMNSEDEIREAYADYRAGKFGDPAKLIRASHAGSAE; encoded by the coding sequence ATGCGTAGCGTTCTCGCCGTCCACCCTGCCCACCGCGACGACATCGCCGATCTCGTCACCCGCCGGCCGCTGCCGGGACCTGACGTCGAACAGGTCGATCCCTTCCTGTTTCTCAACCACCACGGCCCGCAGATCTACCCGCCCGGCAACCGCGGCCTGCCCTTCGGCCCGCACCCTCATCGCGGCTTCGAGACAGTGACCTTCATCCTCCAGGGCAGCCTGTCGCACCTCGACAGCGGCGGCCACGAGAGCATCATCGAAGCCGGCGGCGTGCAATGGATGACCGCCGGTTCGGGCCTCGTCCATGCCGAGCTGTCGCCGGAGGCCTTCAAACGCGAAGGCGGGCCGCTGGAAATCCTGCAGCTCTGGGTGAACCTGCCGCCTCCGCTGAAGATGACCGAGCCACGCTACACCGGCGTGCAGCGGGCTGACATTCCCGCCCTGTCGATCGCCGCCGGCAACGGCACGCTCCACCTGGTTTCCGGCGAGTTCGGCGGCGCCACCGGCCCGATCAAGTCTCTGACGGAAGTCTTCCTGTCCTGGGTGGAGCTGAAGGCCGGTGCCAAGGCTGCCCTCCAGGTCGAGAAGGGGCGGCACGTCTTCCTCTACATCGTCTCCGGCCGGGTCGACATCGCCGGCACGTCGGTGGACAAGTACCACCTGGTGGAACTCACCGATGACGACGACAGCTTCATCGTCGGCGCCGCCGACGACGCCGTGCTGCTGTTCGGCCATGCCACGCCGATCGACGCGCCGCTGGTGGCGCACGGCCCCTTCGTCATGAACAGCGAGGACGAAATCCGTGAGGCCTATGCCGATTATCGCGCCGGCAAGTTCGGCGACCCGGCCAAGCTGATCCGGGCGAGCCATGCCGGCTCCGCCGAGTAG
- a CDS encoding ABC transporter permease: MMTYLLRSWRRGIIYIGFVAIFIVFSITLSDQGFLDPDNLLNIIRQTAMIALMAVSMTFVLAAGEIDLSVGAVAGLASVVTAIVIHDYGFLGGVLAGLASGVLIGLVNGLLTTRIGIPSFLTTLATMGIATGTAMWISQTAAIPILNSAYSFVFGGGNIGTIPVLFIWVLVIGIAGHIGLKKCSFGRRVLATGGNETAAHYSGVDTLRIKLSVLLMSSTMAALAGMLYAGRLQSGRYQFGEGDEMSVIAAAVLGGTSLMGGTGTIIGSIVGALMIGLINNGLILFGLDYSQQLIARGGIIVLAVALSQRGPRR; this comes from the coding sequence ATGATGACCTATCTGCTTCGATCCTGGCGGCGCGGCATCATCTACATCGGCTTCGTGGCCATCTTCATCGTGTTCTCGATCACGCTGTCGGACCAGGGCTTCCTCGATCCGGACAACCTGCTCAACATCATCCGTCAGACGGCGATGATCGCGCTGATGGCGGTGAGCATGACCTTCGTGCTGGCGGCCGGTGAAATCGATCTTTCGGTCGGCGCCGTCGCCGGTCTGGCTTCGGTCGTGACCGCCATCGTGATTCACGACTACGGCTTTCTCGGAGGCGTGCTGGCGGGCCTGGCCTCCGGCGTGCTGATCGGCCTCGTCAACGGGCTTCTGACGACGCGCATCGGCATTCCCTCCTTCCTGACTACGCTTGCCACCATGGGCATCGCCACCGGCACCGCGATGTGGATCTCGCAAACGGCGGCTATCCCGATCCTCAATAGCGCCTATTCGTTCGTATTCGGCGGCGGCAACATCGGCACGATTCCCGTCCTGTTCATCTGGGTACTGGTGATCGGCATCGCCGGCCACATCGGCCTCAAGAAGTGTTCGTTCGGTCGCCGTGTCCTCGCCACCGGAGGCAACGAGACGGCGGCTCACTACAGCGGTGTCGACACCCTCAGGATCAAGCTCAGCGTGCTGCTGATGTCATCGACCATGGCGGCGCTGGCGGGCATGCTCTATGCCGGGCGTCTCCAGTCCGGGCGCTATCAGTTCGGCGAAGGCGACGAAATGTCGGTGATCGCGGCGGCTGTGCTCGGCGGCACCAGCCTGATGGGAGGCACGGGCACCATCATCGGCTCCATCGTCGGAGCGCTGATGATCGGCCTTATCAACAACGGCCTCATCCTGTTCGGCCTCGACTACAGCCAGCAGCTCATCGCCCGGGGCGGGATCATCGTTCTTGCGGTGGCCCTCAGCCAGCGCGGCCCGCGCCGTTGA
- a CDS encoding NAD(P)H-dependent oxidoreductase, whose amino-acid sequence MKCLVVVAHPLSDSLTRSLARFAVERLEAAGHEVTVEDLYGSGFGAALTEAERRSYYADGFDATAVSGEAARLTDAEALVLVFPTWWYGFPAILKGWFDRVWSPGIAFDHSSNFGPIKPRLKLARVLAITTLGSPWWIDTLVLWQPVRRILRIAILGACARSARFNMLSLHSAEKPPRERVARFEQRIAAILDRWPTTR is encoded by the coding sequence ATGAAGTGCCTCGTCGTCGTCGCCCACCCGCTGTCGGACAGCCTCACTCGGTCGCTGGCCCGCTTTGCCGTCGAGCGGCTCGAGGCGGCCGGCCATGAGGTGACCGTGGAAGATCTCTACGGCAGCGGTTTCGGCGCCGCGCTCACCGAGGCCGAGCGCCGGAGCTACTACGCCGACGGGTTCGACGCGACGGCGGTCTCCGGCGAGGCGGCGCGGCTGACGGACGCCGAGGCGCTGGTGCTGGTGTTTCCTACCTGGTGGTACGGCTTTCCGGCCATCCTGAAGGGCTGGTTCGACCGCGTCTGGTCGCCGGGCATCGCCTTCGACCATTCCAGCAACTTCGGGCCGATCAAGCCACGCCTCAAGTTGGCCCGCGTCCTGGCGATCACTACGCTCGGCTCGCCCTGGTGGATCGACACGCTGGTGCTGTGGCAGCCGGTGCGTCGCATCCTGCGCATCGCCATCCTCGGCGCCTGCGCCCGGAGCGCCCGCTTCAACATGCTGTCGCTGCACTCGGCCGAGAAGCCGCCGCGCGAGCGAGTGGCCCGCTTCGAACAACGCATCGCCGCCATCCTCGACCGCTGGCCGACGACGCGCTGA
- a CDS encoding sugar ABC transporter ATP-binding protein yields MSAGPLAAGSPPSRQESESANDLAIAMKGITKTFGGVKALSNVKLEVRRGEIHALLGGNGAGKSTLLKILRGVQAPDAGTIDVNGVRLSEHSTEASRRAGIAMIFQEMSLIPTLTAAQNIFLNREPRGVAGLIDDRQCRERARQLFEEFHVSIDPDELVASMSAGQRQLTEIVKAISQRSKVLVLDEPSSALTESEVDLLFDILRKLKADGVAIIYVSHRMEEIMRIADRATILRDGQYVLTAPLSELTLDAIISHIVGQEGRNLSMRQEGTAAAGEVILELRHASGPSKPIDVSLQVRRGEVVGVAGLLGSGRSSLARLVYGVTPLVSGEMLVKGKPVHLRKPSEAIDAGIALIPENRLTEGLVVTHSVASNMCLPVLDRLSRWSLVSGAKVAQLVDRHIEWLRVKTDSRDASMLSLSGGNQQKVVLAKGLATLPDVLVLDEPTAGIDIGSKTEIVTLIRDMAAAGKAVLLISSEPAELIAASDRIVVMADGRLAAGVSIAEIVSSDDTPVERLQHAQQRLQLLIQKVNAND; encoded by the coding sequence ATGTCAGCCGGTCCACTGGCTGCCGGATCGCCCCCTTCCCGGCAAGAAAGCGAAAGCGCGAACGACCTCGCCATCGCGATGAAGGGCATCACCAAGACGTTTGGCGGCGTGAAAGCTCTGTCCAACGTCAAACTGGAGGTTCGGCGCGGCGAGATCCACGCCTTGCTCGGCGGCAACGGAGCCGGCAAGTCGACGTTGCTCAAAATCCTGCGCGGTGTCCAGGCGCCGGACGCGGGGACCATCGACGTCAATGGCGTGCGGCTGAGCGAGCATTCGACCGAGGCGTCCCGCCGGGCCGGCATCGCGATGATCTTCCAGGAGATGAGCCTTATCCCGACGCTGACGGCGGCGCAGAACATCTTCCTCAACCGGGAGCCGCGCGGTGTCGCCGGCCTGATCGACGACCGGCAATGCCGCGAACGAGCGAGGCAACTGTTCGAGGAGTTCCATGTCTCCATCGATCCGGACGAGCTCGTCGCCAGCATGAGCGCCGGACAGCGCCAGTTGACGGAGATCGTCAAGGCGATTTCCCAGCGCAGCAAGGTGCTGGTCCTCGACGAGCCGTCATCGGCTCTGACGGAAAGCGAAGTCGACCTGCTGTTCGACATTCTGCGAAAGCTGAAGGCCGACGGCGTCGCCATCATCTACGTGTCGCATCGCATGGAAGAGATCATGCGCATCGCCGACCGCGCCACCATCCTGCGGGACGGACAGTACGTGCTGACGGCGCCGCTCAGCGAGCTCACCCTCGATGCCATCATCTCCCACATCGTCGGCCAGGAAGGTCGCAACCTGTCGATGAGACAGGAGGGGACGGCGGCGGCTGGCGAGGTCATCCTCGAACTGCGCCATGCCTCGGGGCCGAGCAAGCCGATCGACGTCTCGCTCCAAGTGCGGCGCGGCGAGGTCGTCGGCGTCGCCGGCCTGCTGGGCAGCGGTCGCAGCTCGCTTGCCCGTCTCGTCTATGGCGTGACGCCGCTCGTTTCCGGCGAGATGCTGGTCAAGGGCAAACCGGTGCATTTGCGCAAGCCATCCGAAGCCATCGACGCGGGCATCGCCCTCATTCCCGAGAACCGGCTCACCGAGGGACTGGTCGTCACCCATTCGGTGGCCAGCAACATGTGCCTGCCGGTGCTCGACCGGCTCAGCCGCTGGTCGCTGGTGTCGGGGGCGAAGGTGGCCCAGCTCGTCGACCGGCACATCGAATGGCTGCGGGTGAAGACCGACTCGCGCGACGCCTCGATGCTGTCGCTGTCGGGCGGCAACCAGCAAAAGGTGGTGCTGGCCAAGGGGCTGGCAACGCTGCCTGACGTGCTGGTGCTCGATGAGCCCACCGCCGGCATCGACATCGGCAGCAAAACCGAGATCGTGACGCTGATCCGCGACATGGCGGCTGCCGGCAAGGCCGTGCTTCTGATCTCGTCCGAACCGGCGGAACTGATCGCCGCCTCCGACCGCATCGTGGTCATGGCCGACGGCCGTCTCGCCGCCGGAGTCAGCATTGCCGAGATCGTCTCCAGCGACGACACCCCAGTGGAACGCCTTCAGCACGCCCAGCAACGCCTGCAACTGCTGATCCAGAAGGTGAATGCAAATGATTGA
- a CDS encoding cation diffusion facilitator family transporter, whose protein sequence is MTEKSILKLSIWMTFLVASVGVVFGLVSGSSAIIFDGVYSLTDASMTVLALTVSNLIVGSSGAGNLRDRLAKRFTMGFWHLEPMVLGLNGVLLIGTAIYALINAVGSILQGGHSLNFGQGIAYAVIVATTAVGMAIYNGRANRTLQSSFVALDAKAWWMSAALTGALLLAFIFGWLVQGTELEWVSPYVDPLVLGAVCLLVIPIPIGTVKQALLDILLVTPPEYKQHVDRVAQRAVEEHGFSSFRSYVARVGRGRQIEIYFIVPADRPARRLEEWDAIRDQIGEAIGGEGPDRWLTIAFTTTPEWAE, encoded by the coding sequence ATGACCGAGAAGTCCATCCTGAAACTCTCGATCTGGATGACGTTTCTCGTGGCGTCCGTCGGCGTGGTGTTCGGTCTCGTCTCCGGATCGTCGGCCATCATCTTCGATGGCGTCTACTCGCTGACCGACGCCTCCATGACCGTGCTGGCATTGACGGTATCAAACCTGATCGTCGGGTCGTCAGGAGCTGGAAATCTGAGGGACCGCCTGGCAAAGCGGTTCACGATGGGATTCTGGCATCTCGAGCCGATGGTGCTGGGCCTGAACGGCGTGCTGCTGATCGGCACCGCCATATACGCGCTGATCAACGCCGTCGGCAGCATCCTGCAAGGCGGGCACTCGCTGAACTTTGGCCAGGGGATCGCCTACGCGGTCATAGTCGCCACGACGGCCGTCGGCATGGCGATCTACAACGGTCGGGCAAACCGCACCCTCCAATCGAGCTTCGTCGCCCTCGACGCGAAGGCATGGTGGATGTCCGCCGCGCTCACCGGCGCCCTTTTGCTGGCCTTCATCTTTGGCTGGCTCGTGCAGGGAACGGAGCTCGAATGGGTCTCACCTTACGTGGACCCGCTGGTCCTTGGCGCCGTGTGCCTGCTGGTCATCCCCATCCCGATCGGCACGGTCAAGCAGGCGCTGCTGGACATCTTGCTGGTCACGCCCCCGGAGTACAAGCAGCATGTCGACCGGGTCGCGCAAAGGGCCGTGGAGGAGCATGGCTTCTCGTCATTCCGCTCCTATGTCGCAAGAGTCGGACGCGGACGGCAAATCGAGATCTACTTCATCGTGCCGGCGGACAGGCCGGCGCGGCGGCTTGAGGAATGGGACGCGATCCGGGACCAGATTGGCGAAGCCATTGGTGGCGAGGGCCCCGACCGCTGGCTGACCATCGCTTTCACGACGACCCCCGAATGGGCGGAATAG
- a CDS encoding MFS transporter — MQDVMRSGSKKIALRLLPLLCLGYVAAYLDRINVSFAALQLNEDLSLSPAAYGLGAGLFFAGYVLFEVPSNLILRRVGAKLWISRIMISWGVISALTAFVHNEATFYLCRFLLGIAEAGFLPGVILYLNQWLLPKDRARALSVLASSTAVAGLVGSPLSMWLLGMDGLWGVRGWQWLFALEGIPAVVLGVLVLLVLPNTPMAAKWLTDGEKSALQGALDREAGYLALHQFNLLGRSLFWKAGLLGTVYFCMVLGMYGVAFWMPQILKDVLGGTDLSLLGWYNAIPFLAAIVGMLAIGWSSDRLGERKLHVIGALVLASVGCVLAGMATGLVGTLVALSLALIGLWSVIGPFWAFTTARMGGLAAAVGVALINSIGNTGGFFGPYIMGGLKSATADYRVGLYVLALVLIVGVVSMALVRGDKPAAQVTAPPHR, encoded by the coding sequence ATGCAAGACGTGATGCGGTCCGGCTCGAAGAAAATCGCCTTGAGACTTCTGCCGCTGCTTTGCCTTGGCTATGTGGCCGCCTATCTCGATCGCATCAACGTCAGCTTCGCCGCCCTTCAGCTGAACGAGGATCTCAGCCTGTCGCCGGCCGCCTATGGCCTTGGGGCCGGGCTGTTCTTTGCCGGCTACGTGTTGTTCGAGGTGCCGAGCAACCTCATCCTGCGGCGGGTCGGGGCGAAGCTGTGGATCTCCCGGATCATGATCAGCTGGGGCGTCATCTCCGCGCTGACGGCCTTCGTCCACAACGAGGCGACGTTCTATCTCTGCCGGTTTCTTCTGGGCATTGCCGAGGCGGGCTTTCTGCCGGGCGTCATTCTCTACCTCAATCAATGGCTGCTGCCGAAGGACCGCGCGCGGGCGCTGTCCGTGCTCGCGTCCTCGACGGCGGTGGCCGGGCTGGTGGGCAGTCCGCTGTCGATGTGGCTCCTCGGCATGGATGGCTTGTGGGGTGTGCGCGGCTGGCAGTGGCTGTTCGCCTTGGAAGGCATACCGGCGGTCGTCCTCGGCGTGCTGGTCCTTCTGGTGCTGCCGAACACCCCCATGGCGGCGAAATGGCTGACGGACGGGGAGAAGTCCGCTCTTCAAGGCGCGCTGGACAGGGAAGCGGGATATCTTGCGCTCCACCAGTTCAACCTGCTCGGACGCAGCCTGTTCTGGAAGGCCGGCCTGTTGGGGACCGTCTATTTCTGCATGGTGCTGGGCATGTACGGCGTGGCGTTCTGGATGCCGCAGATCCTGAAGGATGTCCTCGGCGGCACGGACCTGTCGCTGCTCGGCTGGTACAACGCCATCCCGTTCCTGGCGGCGATTGTCGGCATGCTGGCCATCGGCTGGAGCTCCGACCGCCTCGGCGAGCGGAAGCTGCATGTGATCGGCGCGCTCGTGCTGGCATCCGTCGGCTGCGTTCTCGCCGGCATGGCCACCGGACTCGTCGGGACCCTCGTCGCGTTGTCGCTGGCCCTGATCGGGCTCTGGTCGGTGATCGGTCCGTTCTGGGCGTTCACCACGGCGCGCATGGGCGGCCTTGCCGCGGCCGTCGGGGTGGCGCTGATCAACTCGATCGGCAACACCGGTGGCTTCTTCGGCCCCTACATCATGGGGGGATTGAAGAGTGCCACCGCCGACTATCGGGTCGGGCTCTACGTGCTGGCGCTCGTCCTCATCGTCGGCGTGGTCTCGATGGCGCTCGTGCGCGGCGACAAGCCGGCGGCGCAAGTCACCGCGCCGCCGCACCGCTGA
- a CDS encoding DMT family transporter — protein sequence MNRLSDIALTALAPLVWGSTYIVTVTYLPGLDPLLVSLLRALPAGLLLLLVTRQLPTGVWWPRVFLLGALNFSFFWWMLFTAAYRLPGGVAATVGAVQPLVVVFLARLLVGTPIMSVSIAAAVGGALGVGLLILKPSAALDATGIMAGLLGALSMALGTVLTRRWQPPVPLLTFTAWQLTAGGILLLPALVGNMPTLAGFTTDNLIGVAYLGLIGAGLTYVIWFRGIARLNTNLVAQLGFLSPVTAVALGWLFKDETLSFMQWLGIALIFGSILLGQRGARRGR from the coding sequence ATGAACCGGCTTTCCGATATCGCCCTCACCGCCCTGGCGCCCCTCGTCTGGGGCAGCACCTATATCGTGACGGTGACCTATTTGCCGGGGCTCGACCCGCTGCTGGTCTCGCTCCTGCGTGCCTTGCCGGCCGGCCTGCTGCTCCTCCTGGTCACCCGGCAATTGCCGACGGGCGTCTGGTGGCCACGCGTCTTCCTGCTCGGCGCGCTCAACTTCTCGTTCTTCTGGTGGATGCTGTTCACCGCCGCCTACCGGCTGCCCGGCGGCGTCGCCGCCACGGTGGGCGCGGTCCAGCCGCTGGTGGTGGTGTTCCTGGCGCGGCTGCTGGTGGGCACGCCGATCATGTCGGTATCGATCGCCGCCGCAGTGGGCGGTGCCTTGGGTGTCGGCCTGCTGATCCTGAAGCCGAGCGCGGCGCTCGACGCCACCGGCATCATGGCGGGCCTCCTCGGCGCCCTGTCCATGGCCTTGGGCACCGTACTGACGCGGCGCTGGCAGCCGCCGGTGCCGCTGCTCACCTTCACCGCCTGGCAACTGACGGCGGGCGGCATCCTGCTGCTGCCGGCCCTCGTCGGCAACATGCCGACGCTCGCCGGTTTCACGACGGACAATCTCATCGGCGTCGCCTACCTCGGCCTGATCGGTGCCGGCCTCACCTATGTCATCTGGTTCCGTGGCATCGCCCGCCTCAACACCAACCTCGTGGCGCAGCTCGGCTTCCTGAGCCCGGTGACGGCGGTGGCCCTCGGCTGGCTGTTCAAGGACGAGACCCTGTCGTTCATGCAATGGCTGGGCATCGCCCTGATCTTCGGCAGCATCTTGCTGGGGCAGAGGGGGGCAAGGCGGGGACGGTAG